The nucleotide window CTTGATCAAACGGATTCCTTCCACCGTCTCCAACGCCGACCCGATATACTGCTCATCCCCTGTGCCTACCGGGAATACCAGCGGATCGAAGATAATGTCCTGCGGATTAACGCCATACTTGTTTACCAGCAGATCATAGGATCGCTTGGCCACTTCCAGCTTGCGTTCCCGGGTAACCGCCATTCCGGTCTCATCGATGGTTCCTACTACTACCGCCGCCCCGTAGCGGGTAATCAGAGGGGCCACTTCCTCAAACCGCTTCTCTCCGTCCTCAAGGTTAATGGAGTTGAGAATGGCTTTCCCTTGCGAATGTTTCAAGCCAAGCTCCATCACCCGCACATCGGTGGAGTCAATCATCAACGGCACTTTCACCTTCTTGACGACATAGTTTAGAAAATTCTCCATGTCGCCATACTCGTCCCGGTCCGGATCGGCCAGACAGATATCGATGATGTGCGCCCCTTTCTTCACCTGGGCGCGGGCAATTTCCGACGCGTCTTCATACAAGCCCTCCGCAATCAGTGTTCGGAACTTCTTGGAACCGATAACGTTCGTCCTCTCTCCGACCATCAAAGGACGGTTGTCCGCTTCCAGATACACTGTCTCAATACCGGAAACGGCCGGCAGGTGTCCTCCGGCTTCCTGTCTGGGCTTGTAATCTTTCAATGCTTCCGCCAGGGCGCGGATATGTTCGGGTGTCGTGCCACAACAGCCCCCCGCAATGTTCAGCCAGCCCAGTTCTGCGAACCCGGCCATTTTTTTCGCCAATGCTTGCGGAGATTCGTGGTAATGTCCGTTCTCATCAGGCAATCCTGCGTTCGGATAGCAGCTGACCCCACACTGGGCCAATTCGGACAGAGTTCGCAGATGGTCCCGCATAAACTCCGGTCCCGTTGCACAGTTAAGTCCCACGGTGATCGGCTTCAAATGTTCCAGCGAGATGTAGAACGACTCGATATTCTGGCCTGCCAGCGTGGTTCCCATTGGTTCGATGGTTCCTGATAACATCAGCGGAAGTTCCTCGCCCAGCTCCTCAAACGCTTTCCTGATTCCAAGACTGCCCGCTTTGACATTGAGAGTATCCTGGGCCGTTTCCAGCAGCAGCATGTCCACCCCGCCCTGAATCAACACTTTGGCTTGCCGGTAATAGTTTTCCATCAACTCTTCAAAGGTGGTTCCGCCGGTCACAGACAACGTCTTGGTGGTGGGGCCCATAGCCCCCGCAACAAAGCGGGGCCATTCCGGCGTCGAGTATTTGCGGGCCGCTTCCACCGCCAAACGGGCAGCCGCCAGGTTGATCTCGTCAGCCTTGTCCTGCAGGTTGTATTCAGCCAGCACCAGCCGGGTGGAACCGAAGGTGTTGGTTTCAATGATGTCGGCCCCCGCTGCCAGGTACTGCTCGTGAATTCCTTGAATCACATCGGGACGTGTCAGATTCAGGTATTCATTGCAGCCTTCGTATTCTTCCCCGCCAAAATCGTCAGCCGTAAGTCCCGCCTGCTGGATCATCGTCCCCATCGCACCGTCAAGGATCAGAATCTTCTTCTTCATTTGTTCGCGCAACAATTGTCCGCGTGCCGTCATGCTTCTCCCCCTTACCTAATGAGGGTCGCCCCCTGCAAACTAAAAACCCTCTCCTGTCAGAGAGGGCCAAACTTCGGTGTCCGCTCCTCCTATCTTCCAGAATGTCAATCTGCTGGAATTAGCACCGTGTGCCGCGCACCGGTTGCTGTGGTATCATCGGGCCAGTTCCCTCCGCCACTCTGGATAGAAGTCTTGCTATTTTGGATTTTAATTTAGTTTGCATGAAACCGGGGCACATGTCAAGATAGTGGATAAGAGGAAAAAACCGGAAAGGGGCTGGACCGAATGAATACCCCGGACAATCAGTTCATCCGCTATGTAATTTTGCTTACCAAGAACCCGGGCCAAAGTCTGACAGAGAATCTGATTCGCGCACATGTGAAACACTTACAGGCCCTGGAGGAAAAAGATCAATTGGTGCTCTGCGGACCTTTTGCCGATTCCAAAGGCGGTATGATCATCATTAAGGCCGCCTCCTATGAAGAAGCAAAACGAATCGCCGAAGCGGATCCGTTTGTACAATCGGGAGCTGAAAGCTACGAACTGCGTGTACTTGAACTCTCCTGCAAAGAGAACCGGCATATGGGAATGGCAGAATAGTCAAATCAGCAAAAAACCTCCCCCTTGCGGGAGAGGTGTAAATCTTTCATTTAATGACTGGACTTGTCAGCGGTTTGCGGCGGGTTGCCGTCTGCGGTGACAATCAGTTTGGCCAGCGCACCTTTTTGAACATGGTTAAACTGGTGGGTTACGATCGGATAAGTTCCTTCCTTCAACACCCTGAACTCAACAACCAGACCGCCAGATGCAGGTACAGTATAAGCTTGCAGGCCGTTCAGCACGTTCTTCGGATTGCCGTCCACATATACGGTGTCAAAAGTGGTTCCTACCACGTGGAAACTGCTGACTTCGTTCGGACCCACGTTGTTGAAGTAGATTCGAACCTTGTCTCCCACTTTGGCATAGAACGGCTTGCTGAGATCCGGATGCTTTCCGTTGAAGAGAACGTATGATGGAACTCCATTCGTCATGTCATTCAGGTCGTTTTCTTTGTAGAATTCAGACTGGGTAATGATGAATTCCCGATTGATTTCTTTGTCGGTGGGATATCCGTCTTTTGGCTCAACGATAATCGTACCGTACATGCCGTTGGCAATATGCAGCAATACGGGCTTGGTTCCGCAATGGTACATAAATACGCCCGGTGTCATAGCCGGATAAGTGAATACGCCTTCTTCATTCGGATGGATATCGGCAAAGTCTTTGCTCGGAGATGCGTGTACCGCATGAAAGTCCATACTGTGGGGGACTTTCGGGTCCAGATTTTTCATTTTGAATTTGATGGTGTCCCCTTCTTTTACTTTGATGACCGGTCCGGGAGCCGTTCCGTTAAAGGTCCAGGCTTTGTACTTTACCCCGGGAGCAATCTCAAGGTCCGTAATCTGGGAAGTCATCTCCACATAGACTTCATGATCACCGGTACGCTTTACAATAACCGGAACTGGGGGTTGGTTAATCCCTTCGTGCAAATTCATATTTGTTGGTGCAGGTTTCGAGTTCTGATTGCTTTGAGCAACGTTCGTGTCACCTGTTTGAGCTGAACAACCGGCCAAAAGTGCTCCTGTTAAAATCAACAATGCAAGCGCTTTCATTTTCATTTCGATTCCCTCCATTTGAATGGTTCGAAGCGCCGGCCCCACTAATCCAGGAGTCAGGAAACCACTTTCTATCTCTTTTGTATTCCCGCACCGGAAGCCCAAGTGTGACTTTTATCACACAATTAATACTCTTCAAAAATATGTCATTCCACATGAATAATTGGATTAAGTTTATGAAAAATTTGTTTCAAACAGTTAGATCAATTATTGTCCGCATGTTGAAATCCGAGAATCAATCCGGTTTTGTGTTTATTCCGGCAAAAGAAAAGGCATGCCGTTAAAGCATGCCATAAAGCAGATTATAATTCTATTTTCCTGTAAAATTCGGTCTCCGTTTCTCAAAGAAAGCGGTAACGCCTTCCTGATGGTCTCTGGATCTGCCGCAAATCGATTGGCCTCTGACTTCCGCCTCCAGTACGGTTGCCAGATCGCTCTCAAAACTCATGTACATGTTCTTCTTGATCAATCCCAGCGCCTGGGTTGGGGATTGAGCCAATCGAAAAGCATAGGCTTGGGCCGCCTGTTCAAATTCTTCATCCGGCACCACTTTGTTAACAAGGCCTAACCGCAGAGCTTCTTCGGATGTAAGGGTATCTCCCAGCATGGCAAGTTCCATTGCCCTGCTCAGTCCCACGATCCTCGGCAGGAAGAAATGGCTACCCGCGTCGGGGATCAGGCCAATCTTGATAAATGCCATGGAGTAGGAAGAACTTGCGGCCGCTATCCGCAAATCACATGCCAGGGCTACCCCAAGTCCTGCACCGAACACCGGGCCATGCAGTGCCCCAATGATCGGTTTCTCAATCTCCGCCATTCGGAGAAGCAAGCGGTTGTAAGTATTCTTCAAATAGGTGCCATGATCAAGAGAAGCCACATCTTCCCTGCTGATGCTCTTCAGATCGGCCCCGGAGCTAAAGCCCTTTCCGTTCCCGCGAAAGACAATGCAGCGCACATCTACGTCTTCCGCCGCCTTGTTCAATGCGTCATAAACCTCTTCATGCATCTCCACATTGAACGCGTTCATCACTTCCGGGCGATTTAAAGCAATAATCGCCATCTGATTCGATTTCTCAAACAAGATCGTTTTGTACATTTTGTATCTCCTCCTCCAAATAATGCCAACCCGTTTTCAATCAACTGCCGCGACTGACTTTATTTCTGTTCCCAATTTTCTGTCTTCCGCTTCGATGCGGTTCCGCTTCTTCGCATCTCCGGCCTAAAGCCCTGCTCTACCGCTCCCGCCCACTATTTCTCTGTTTGCCTTACAAAACCCTTCTCACGGATACACATTTAAAGCGCCCCTGTTGGGGCGCCTCTTACCTAGGCATTGCGTCGATTGTAGATCCACACAAAAATGATGCGCCAGATGGATAACAAAATCAGTGTAGATACCAAGGCCACAATCAGGAATGGAATTTTTAGCGCAGAGTTCAGGTACAGGTTGCGGAGCATCATCCCAAACGGAATGGCCAAGATCCATACAATCAGCGTTCGTTTGAACATGCTGGCAAAACTGCGGTAGTGCTGCAATTTGTAAAGTCCCAGGACCAGTCCCACAATCAGCCAGGCAATGACGAATGGAGCCGCTGTCTCCAAAGTGCCTTGAAACGTCGTATACGTCTTATGTTCCGATTGACCCATTAAAGCAAACAAAATCAGCATCAGAATGTCCCCAGCAAGCAGCAGCCACACCATGTAAAAATCCCCCATTCCCTGGTTGGAATAATTTTAAATCCGCAAACCATTGTACCATAAAAAAACATCCACCCGGCAATTGGGTGGAAATTTTAAATTTCTTGCCTTCTTCGTTTTGCAATCGCTTTTAGCAAAAGGATTGCCACAGCGTAAGTGGCAGTGGCCAGCAGTGTTGTGACAAACCAGGCATCGGTGCCCAGTGCCAGATACAGGAGCATGTGAAACAAGAAAATCAGAACCAGCCATACGCCCAACTTGATTGTGTCAATAAAGTTCCAGAACGTATTCATCTTAACCTCCGAACTGTAGACCTGTACGACTTTCCCAGTTTTCCCATGTTCGGAGCACCCCATGCAAAAAACGGCATGCCCTTTGAGCATGCCGTTTCTTTAAAACTGTTTACCAGGTTCTTACACCCGGTGCGCCAGGTGGCGGATTCTGAATCATATCGGCAATCGGATATCCGTATGCCACCAGGATCAAGATAACTGCAACCGAGATCCAAACCGGCCAACGCTCGAGGATACGCGGAGTTTCGGCTGCATCTTCTGCAACGTCGCCCATCGGATATTCCTGTTCACCTTTCGGAGCTTTGAATGCAAGATAGAGCACAAGACCTACCTGCAGCATGGCTGCAAAGAACAGGAACGCACCGCCAAGAGCCGCGAGTTTATGAAAAGGAATCCAACTGAGAGCTGTCGGATCATTCATGTAAGTGGTACCGGCAGTACGGCGCGGTCCGCCCAACAAACCAAGGGTATGCATTGAACCGGACATGAAGATCATACCGATCGACCAGAGAACCGCTTGCAGTCTGCCCAGCTCGTTGGTTGTCCGGGTCATCTTCCGGCCAGTCAGGTGCGGAATCAACCAATAGCTTACACAGAAGAAAGTCAATGCAACCGCAGTACCTATGGTGAGATGGAAGTGACCGGTTACCCAGATGGTATTGTGAACCACTTGGTTTAACTGGTTACTTGCGTTAATGATACCGCCCGCACCGGCAGGAATAAACCAAAGCATAGCCAGGAACAGGGAGAAGAAACGGGCGTCCTTCCAAGGCAGCTTGCGGAACCAGCCGAACAGCCCGGTGGCACCTTTCGCACGTCCTGCCAGCTCAAAAGTGGCAAACATTGTGAATGCAGTAATCAGCGAAGGAATCGCAATGGACAATGTCAACGCAACATGCAGGAACTTCCATTTCGGATCAATACCCGGTTCCATCAATTGATGGTGGAACCCGATCGGAGTGGACAAAAGAACAAAGATGACGAACACCAGACGGGTAATGGAATCACTGAATACTTTCCCGCCGATAATTTTTGGCATGATCAGATACCAGGTCATGTAAGCCGGCATCAACCAGAAGTACACCAACGGATGTCCGAAGAACCACAACAGCGTGCGACTGAGAAGGACATTCACGGTGTCTACCATACCCAAGGACCAGGGAATCAACTGGAACAACACTTCAGCCGCAACCCCAAGGGTACAAATTTGCCACAATGTCATGGTTGCCACTGCGGTAAAGAGGAAAAGGGGTGAAAACTTGCCAGGGTTATTCCGTTTCCAGTTGCGATATTCGGCAAACATGCCCCAGCCGCCGATCCAGCTTCCCACAACTATCAGTGCGGCTCCAATATAGAAGAAGGGCGACGCTTTCATCGGTGCATAGAACGTAAACAGAACGGAAGCATCATTCATAAGAACGGTAATGACTCCCATTACGGTGCCAATCAACATCACCCAGAAACCAACCCAGCCAAGCTTTAATCCAAGCGGAGTCAGTTTGCCGTTTTGAACCCTTGCAATACCAGAGAACAGAAAACCTTCGATAAAGAATGTGGTGAACACCAGACCCATCAATACACCATGGGCGGTCAAGATCTGATAATAGTTAAGCCAGGTGGGCAGTGTAATCAATTGAGCTCGATCCAAGCCCTGAAGCAATCCCGCAATCGCTGCAATACCGAATCCGATAAATGCAACCAAGATATAGGAAAGGCTCAGCTTCGCCGCTTTTTGGTCCACTCTTACTTCTTGTGTCATTTGTGGTGTCACTCCTTTCCCCTTACTTTACGATAACTTTTGCCATCATCATGTGGTGAGCCGCACCGCAGTACTCGTTACACAGGATCAAGTACTCGCCCGGCTTGTCAAACGTATGGGTAACTTTGTTGACATGACCCGGTACAACCATCATGTTGACGTTTGTTCCAGGAATTTGAAAACCATGCACTACGTCTTTACTGGTGCTGATAAAAGTTACTTTCGATCCAACCGGAACTTCGATTTGATTGGGGTTATACCCGAAAGCAAACGAAACCATCACAGCTTCATATTCATTGGGTCCAACCTGTTTGAGACCTGGTTTGTCGAAGGGAGCGGTTTGTTCCACCTTTTTAGGATCTACCCTTTGAAGATCACTTGGTGGAGTCATTCCCATTGCAAACGCGTTAACAAAAAGAGCAACAATAAATGCAATAATTATTCCGCCGCCAAACATCAACCAATACTTTTCATAGCGATGAATGTGCATGCCGGAACCTCCTTTCCACTCCTTGGGCTGTTTTTAATTCCGACTCAGAAAAAGAAAGAACACACCAAGCCAACTCAGTGCGATAAAAGTGCCCAACAGCATCACCGAAGCAAAAGTGCCTTTCAGCGAAGGTTCTTTTTCCTCCGTGCCGGACTGTGGTGAAGTCGGGTTCGTGATGCGCGGTGTGGTTTCGCTCATGTCTTTTCCTCCCCTCTTATCCGTTCAAATATTTGTCAAACAAATTTATATAACTTTAATTCGAGTATAGGTTTAGAATTATTATTGCGGTATAGGGGAGTTCCCTGAAAAAACCATAGGGGAATTCCCTGATACGAAAAAAAACCTGTAAAATCAAGATTTCAAAGCAATTATGGAAATTTGTTGAATAATTAGAGGCAGACACAAAACGTTAAAAAAGCTTCTCTCGAAGCATATTCAGGAAGTTAGGGCGCAAAAAAACCGCCTGATTCGGTCAGGCGGTTTGAAGATGAATGAAGTTTGCTGTTTCAATATGTCGGATATGCGGTTAGAGACGTTTAGCTCCTATATATCGTGGGCCCCAATATGGATTATTCAACGGTACAATTTTGACTCCGGAAGAGCTTGTTGCCGAGATAAACTGGTTATCTCCTACGTAAATGCCCACATGGGAAGCGCCAGGAGCATAGGTGGTATGAAACACCAGATCCCCAGGTTGGAGCTCTGTGACAGGAGTGCCCAGCTTATAGATCTCAGCAGCTGTTCGAGGCAATTGAACACCGTTTTGGGCAAACACATAGTTTACGAATCCCGAACAATCGAACCCCTTGGGGCTTGTCCCGCCCCAAGCATAAGGAACCCCTACATATTTCTTTGCAATGTCCACGACACTGGAGACAGCGGCGGTTTGCTTTGTCTGAAAGCCGGAACGGGAGGCAAGTACGGGCGCAATCGGGGTATTTCCCTGTTTGCCCGTAATAATCAGGGCAGTCGCCGTATTCGAGTCCCAGTTGACTTTCATGCCAGCAGTCTCTGAGACAAAGCGAAGCGGCACATAGGTTCTGTTCTGCAGCAATACCGCATCTGTATCGAGCCGCACTGTTTTTCCGTTGACCTTCGCACGGTCATCTCCCGTCCGCAAGACAACCTCCATGTCGTTGTTCTTCAGGGTCACTTTAATTTCTTCGCCTTCCTCAACCCAATCAACCTTGTATCCCAACTTTTCCGATATGAAACGAACCGGAACCTGGGTTCGTTGGTGTTCGTCAATAAACGGCTGCGCGTCGGGAAATTGGACAAGCTGGTCATCCACTTGGATGTGAACGTTGTAGTCCGGTTGAGAGGAAGTCGAACCGGCCGCTTCCGCCGATGAAGACAGGAAAGTCAAAGCGGATACGGTCCCTGCAATCGTGAGGATTTTCAAAGATGCATTCACAAGCTGTTCCTCCTTTAGCCTCCGAGGTTAGTTGACGGGTTCGGGTAGAGGTACCCTATGCCAGCTAAGCAATTCACCCCATAAAAATGATCCCCCGTACCGACTGGGTCGGATTCGGCCTTATTTGTCGCTTTACAGATATTCGAGAACAACCCCTTCTTTCCTACCGTTGACGACAATCCAATTTATGGTAACGGCCGCTCCCTCCACTCATTCCCTGCCTTCAGTTAGATGCCACCTGCAAAAGGTAAGCAAAAATAGCACTGTATTCCAGGCTTATTTTTGAGGATTCAAAGGTACTCCCAGAAATAGGACTGTTTTTCAGCCCTATATGCTACTTCTGGTTTACTCACCTTGAGAATCCCCTGAATAAGACTGAAAATCAGCTCTATTTCTGAAGCGACAAACAAAAAATAAAAAATAAGGCTGACACTCAGCCTTATTTCCACAATAGATGCATTATGTAAACTTTTATTGCATTAAATACCCCAAAGCGGTTTCCGCCGTGTCTTTCCCCTGTTGAATGCAATCGGGCACACCGAGTCCCTTGTAGGCAGCGCCTGTGAAAAAAAGGCCAGGGTATTCTTTGGCAACTTCCTTCTCGAAAGCGGCCAACCGTTCAAGATGACCCACCGTATACTGCGGCATTGCCTTTCGCCAGCGGGTAATCCTCACAAAAATCGGTTCCGCTTCAATGCCCATCGAATCTTTCAGATCCCGCTTCACCTTCTCCAGAATCGATTCATCCGGTTCGTCGACGATATCTTCGTCTCCCGCACGGCCTACATAACAACGCA belongs to Effusibacillus lacus and includes:
- a CDS encoding YciI family protein, with translation MNTPDNQFIRYVILLTKNPGQSLTENLIRAHVKHLQALEEKDQLVLCGPFADSKGGMIIIKAASYEEAKRIAEADPFVQSGAESYELRVLELSCKENRHMGMAE
- a CDS encoding cytochrome c oxidase subunit 2A, with amino-acid sequence MSETTPRITNPTSPQSGTEEKEPSLKGTFASVMLLGTFIALSWLGVFFLFLSRN
- a CDS encoding enoyl-CoA hydratase/isomerase family protein: MYKTILFEKSNQMAIIALNRPEVMNAFNVEMHEEVYDALNKAAEDVDVRCIVFRGNGKGFSSGADLKSISREDVASLDHGTYLKNTYNRLLLRMAEIEKPIIGALHGPVFGAGLGVALACDLRIAAASSSYSMAFIKIGLIPDAGSHFFLPRIVGLSRAMELAMLGDTLTSEEALRLGLVNKVVPDEEFEQAAQAYAFRLAQSPTQALGLIKKNMYMSFESDLATVLEAEVRGQSICGRSRDHQEGVTAFFEKRRPNFTGK
- a CDS encoding cytochrome c oxidase subunit II, producing MHIHRYEKYWLMFGGGIIIAFIVALFVNAFAMGMTPPSDLQRVDPKKVEQTAPFDKPGLKQVGPNEYEAVMVSFAFGYNPNQIEVPVGSKVTFISTSKDVVHGFQIPGTNVNMMVVPGHVNKVTHTFDKPGEYLILCNEYCGAAHHMMMAKVIVK
- a CDS encoding b(o/a)3-type cytochrome-c oxidase subunit 1, which translates into the protein MTQEVRVDQKAAKLSLSYILVAFIGFGIAAIAGLLQGLDRAQLITLPTWLNYYQILTAHGVLMGLVFTTFFIEGFLFSGIARVQNGKLTPLGLKLGWVGFWVMLIGTVMGVITVLMNDASVLFTFYAPMKASPFFYIGAALIVVGSWIGGWGMFAEYRNWKRNNPGKFSPLFLFTAVATMTLWQICTLGVAAEVLFQLIPWSLGMVDTVNVLLSRTLLWFFGHPLVYFWLMPAYMTWYLIMPKIIGGKVFSDSITRLVFVIFVLLSTPIGFHHQLMEPGIDPKWKFLHVALTLSIAIPSLITAFTMFATFELAGRAKGATGLFGWFRKLPWKDARFFSLFLAMLWFIPAGAGGIINASNQLNQVVHNTIWVTGHFHLTIGTAVALTFFCVSYWLIPHLTGRKMTRTTNELGRLQAVLWSIGMIFMSGSMHTLGLLGGPRRTAGTTYMNDPTALSWIPFHKLAALGGAFLFFAAMLQVGLVLYLAFKAPKGEQEYPMGDVAEDAAETPRILERWPVWISVAVILILVAYGYPIADMIQNPPPGAPGVRTW
- a CDS encoding multicopper oxidase domain-containing protein gives rise to the protein MKALALLILTGALLAGCSAQTGDTNVAQSNQNSKPAPTNMNLHEGINQPPVPVIVKRTGDHEVYVEMTSQITDLEIAPGVKYKAWTFNGTAPGPVIKVKEGDTIKFKMKNLDPKVPHSMDFHAVHASPSKDFADIHPNEEGVFTYPAMTPGVFMYHCGTKPVLLHIANGMYGTIIVEPKDGYPTDKEINREFIITQSEFYKENDLNDMTNGVPSYVLFNGKHPDLSKPFYAKVGDKVRIYFNNVGPNEVSSFHVVGTTFDTVYVDGNPKNVLNGLQAYTVPASGGLVVEFRVLKEGTYPIVTHQFNHVQKGALAKLIVTADGNPPQTADKSSH
- a CDS encoding DUF3054 domain-containing protein, coding for MVWLLLAGDILMLILFALMGQSEHKTYTTFQGTLETAAPFVIAWLIVGLVLGLYKLQHYRSFASMFKRTLIVWILAIPFGMMLRNLYLNSALKIPFLIVALVSTLILLSIWRIIFVWIYNRRNA
- a CDS encoding C40 family peptidase; its protein translation is MNASLKILTIAGTVSALTFLSSSAEAAGSTSSQPDYNVHIQVDDQLVQFPDAQPFIDEHQRTQVPVRFISEKLGYKVDWVEEGEEIKVTLKNNDMEVVLRTGDDRAKVNGKTVRLDTDAVLLQNRTYVPLRFVSETAGMKVNWDSNTATALIITGKQGNTPIAPVLASRSGFQTKQTAAVSSVVDIAKKYVGVPYAWGGTSPKGFDCSGFVNYVFAQNGVQLPRTAAEIYKLGTPVTELQPGDLVFHTTYAPGASHVGIYVGDNQFISATSSSGVKIVPLNNPYWGPRYIGAKRL